GAGGGGAAGAACCGACTTAGAGGCTAAGGAGTATTTAATGATCAAGCTTACTATAAATAATAAAGAAATCGAGGCCCATGAAGGGCAGACGGTCTTAGAGGCAGCTAAAACAGCCGGGATCGAGATACCTACCCTTTGTTACCTCCAGGGAATTCCCCCTTATGGCGGGTGCCGGCTTTGTGTGGTCGAGGTTAGCTCAGGCGGCCGGCCAAGGGTGGTTGTTTCCTGCCTTTATCCGGTGGCGCAAGGGCTTCAGGTTGTTACGGATTCAGAGGAGATCATCAAGATAAGGAAGATCATTGTTGAGCTGCTTCTGGCCAGATGCCCTAACTCGGCGCCTATTCAGAAACTGGCCGCTTCTTTTGGCCTGAAAGAGCCTCGATTCCCAAAGCGAGATGACAACTGCATCCTGTGCGGCCTGTGTGTGCGGGCATGCAATGAGGTGATGGGCCGGGGCGCCATTGGCTTTGTGGGGCGGGGTATTGAACGAAAGGTCAAAGCCCCCTTTGACGGCCGGTCTCCTGTCTGTATGGCTTGCGGCGCCTGCCTCCAGGTCTGTCCCACCGGCGCCATCAGGCCAGAGGATGTTTCTACCCAAGAGGTCCGACCCATCCTTTCCGAATACGACATGAATCTAAAAGGCCGGCCAACCATCTACATCCCTTATCCCCAGGCCGTGCCCAAAAAGGCGGTTATTGATCCAACCACCTGCGTCGGGTTAAATACTGGAAAGTGCCGGGTCTGTGCCGAGGTCTGCGAGGCTAAGGCCATTGATTTTGAGCAGAGAGAAGAAAAGATCAACCTCGATGTCGGTTCTATAATCCTGGCCTCAGGGTTTGAGCTGATTGACCCGAAGATCAAAGGCGAATATGGCTATAGCTATTATCCTAATGTCTTGACTTCCCTTGAATTTGAGCGGTATCTTTCCGCCTCTGGGCCTACGGGTGGCCACGTCATCAGGCCTTCTGACCAGGCTGAGCCTAAAAAGGTCGCCTGGATTCAGTGCGTTGGCAGCCGTGATATAGACCGGCCTTATTGCTCTTCAGTTTGCTGTATGTATGCCACCAAGGAGGCTATTATTGCTAAAGAACATTCACCAGAGCTTGAGCCAACCATATTCTTTATGGATTTGCGGGCCTTTGGCAAGGGATTTGATAAATACTACCAGCGGGCAGAAAAGGAATACGGCGTGCGATATATCAGGTCGCAGGTCTCTAAGGTCTATGAGATGCCCCATACCCGAAATCTTCAGATACGATACCTGGTAAATGGAGACCGGCGGGAGGAAGAGTTTGACCTGGTGGTCCTCTCGGTGGGCTTGCGGACAAAAGAGAAACTGAGACAATTAGCCGACATCTTAGGGGTGGAGAGAAATACCTACGACTTCATCCAGAGTCAGGCATTTTCGTCTACTACCCTGAAGGAAGGCATCTATGCCTGCGGGGCGGTTGAGGAGCCAAAGGATATTCCCGAGACGGTAATGCAGGCCTCGGCCGCGGCAGCCTGTGCAGAAGAGTTGCTGCAGGATGTCCGGGGAGAATTAATCGAGCATAAAGCATATCCTCCCGAAAGGGACATAAATGGCCAGGAACCAAGAATCGGTGTCTTTGTTTGCCGATGTGGGATCAATATTGCGGCCACGGTAGATGTGCCGGCTGTAGTCAAATATGCCGGGACTTTGCCCCATGTGGTCGTTTCTCAAGAGGCTATCTATGCCTGTTCTTCTGATAATCAGGCCAAAATAAGAGAGGCTATAACTAACCATAAACTCAATCGGGTGGTCGTGGCCGCCTGCACGCCCAGGACTCACGAACCGCTCTTTCAGGGGACCATCCGTGAGGCCGGGCTAAACCCCTATCTGTTTGAGATGGCCAATATTCGGGATCAATGTTCCTGGGTGCATCAGAGTCTCCCCGCCGAAGCCACGGCCAAGGCCAAAGACCTGGTCAGAATGGCGGCGGCCAGTTCCAGGCATCTTCAACCCCTTCATTTACTTCAGGCTGAGATAACCCGAGTCGGTCTGGTCATTGGAGGCGGGGTTTCCGGGATGAGGGCCGCTCTGTCGTTGGCCTCGCAGGGTTTTAAGGTCCATCTAATAGAGAAGGAAGCCGAATTAGGCGGCAACCTGCGTCGGGTTTATTTTACCCTGAAGGGTAATGATCCCCAGGCCTATCTGAAGTCCCTGATAGAGCAGATGCGGAATCACCAGTTAATCGAGGTGCATCTGTCCAGCGAACTGGAAGAAATAACCGGCCATGTCGGGCATTTTAAATCCGCCATCCGTAATCCGCAATCCACCCTCGATGAGATTGAGCATGGGGTGTTGATTGTGGCTACAGGTGGGACAGAATACCAGCCCACCGAATACCTTTATGGTCAGGATAAGCGGGTTATTACCCAATTAGAATTGGAGAAGCACCTGGTCTATCCGCCATCTGACATCCGCCATCCGCATTCGGTAGTGATGATCGGCTGTGTTGGTTCCAGAGATGAAGAGCGGCCCTATTGCAGCCGTCTGTGTTGTGCCCAGGCGATTAAGAATGCCCTTAAGATAAAAGAGAAATACCCCCAAACCGATGTTTACTATCTCTATCGAGACATCAGGACTTACGGATTTAAAGAGAGCTATTATCAGGCGGCCAGAGAGGCCGGGGTGATCTTCATTCGATATGATGAAGGACATAAGCCGGAGGTTACTGGCGGTGACAGGCTGCAGGTAAAGGTCAGGGATCCGATCTTAGGCGAAGACCTGATCCTGGAACCGGATTTGATGGTTTTAAACGCGGCGGTAGTGGCTCGACCGGAGGCCAGTAAGATTTCGGAAGCCCTCAAGGTGACCCTGGGAAGTGACGGTTTCTTCTTAGAGGCCCATCTGAAGCTGCGACCGGTAGATTTTGCTACTGACGGCATGTTTCTGGCCGGACTGGCCCATTCACCCAAGCCGCTTTCTGAAAATATCTCCCAGGCGGAAGCGGCGGCCGGCCGGGCGGTCACTGTTCTGGCCAAAGATTATCTGGAGGTGGGCGGGGTAATTTCAGTGGTTGACACCGAGGTATGCGCCGCCTGCTTGACCTGTGTCCGGGCATGTCCTTACGAGGTGCCTTTTATTAATCCTGACGGCGTGGCTGAGATAGATCCGGCCAAATGCCACGGCTGCGGTATCTGTGCGGCTGAATGTCCGGCCAAGGCTATCCAGTTATGTCACTTCCAAGACGTGCAGATTCTGGCTAAGTGTGAAGGGGCTATGCATTAAGAGAAGGAGGGGGGATAAAAATTATGGTAAGAATATTACTGATACTGCTGATCATAGTATTATCATCTGCTTCGACCGCCACGGCTGTTCAGGTAGCTCCAAGGATAACTGACCGGGGGATAATAGAAGCCCTGGCTGTTATACGCGGGGATATTAATAACCTGCAAGGTGACCTCCAGGGTCTGCGAGAGGAGGTTAAAGAGGTTAAAGGTGACCTCCAGGGTCTGCGAGAGGAGGTTAAAGGTGACATTCAGGGTCTGCGAGAGGAAGTTCAACGTTTAGAAGGACGTCTGGACTGGGGGTTTGGTCTATTATTTTCAGGGATGCTGATATTAATGGGATTTGTCTTGTGGGACAGGAGAACTACCTTAGCCCCTCTGGTGAAAGAGATGAAAGAAAAAGACTCTGAGATAGCGGAGCTTAAAAAGCAGGTGAAGGAAGCAATTTTGCTTAAGGATATCCTTCGGGGATATGCGAAAGAAGAACCGAAACTGGCTGGACTTATGAGGGCAGAAGGGTTATTGTAAATGTAACTACTCAAGACTAAGTTAAGCAGTTAGTTGGGAGACAAAGCAAAATTCCCTCTCCCTTGATGGGAGAGGGATAGGGTGAGGGTGAAATGGGCGGGCAATATTATTACTCTTGCTAAAAACCTTAGAAAAAGAGCTACCACCCTCCCCTAACCCCTCCCATCGGGAGGGGAAGCCCTTATGCCGACGCTGTCAGGACAAAAGGAGATGGAACTTAACCCATAGCACTATAATCTGTAATGAGCTTACTTTTTTAACTTGATTTTGAGTAGATACTTGTAAATTAAGGAGACTGGAAAATGGCTGATGATTTCAAACCGAAGATTGTGGCCTTTTGCTGTCATTACTGTGCTTATGGGGCAGCGGATCTGGCCGGTTCTATGCGGCTTCAGTATCCACCTAATATCAGGGTAGTCAGACTTCCATGCACGGGCAAGGTGGATGTGCTGTATCTACTTCGGGCCTTTGAGGAAGGGGCTGATGGCGTCTATGTGGCCGGTTGCCTGGAAGGGAACTGTCACTTCTTAAAGGGCAATATCAGGGCCAGAAAGCGGGTGGAATATGCCAAAAACCTTCTGGATCAGATTGGTTTGGGCGGAGCTCGGTTAGAGATGTATAATATGAGCGCCTCGATGGGCACTAAATTTGCCGAGGTGGCGGCAGAGATGACCAGGCGGATAAAAGAATTGGGGGCCAGTCCACTCAACCGAAAGTGAAATCCCTGTAGATGGTTGGATACAAATGAAAATACGGATTGACACGCCCACTCTAAAGAAGTTTTTCGGTAACCGTTCAGCCACCAAGGCACGAAGACAGGAAGGTCTTAGTGTCTTTGTGGCTGAACACTTACAAAAAAATCAGTGTTTCATCCGTGTCCATCTGTGGCTGAATAGTTACAGATATTAGCTGAAAGAGAATTCAACCACAAATGGTGATTCTTAGAGGCTGTCTGAAAAGTCCTGTTAGGGACGTAATGTTTATAGACATGAGCGCCCACCGTTATTTTTAGTCCCGTTAGGGGCGACATGTTCGCTTTGCTAAGTTTACTTCTTGAACATTTCGCTCCTAACGGAGCTTGGGTTTATGAGAAAAACGGCTACTATAAACATTTTGCCCCTACGGGGCTGATTAACGCATCAACTTTTCAGACAGGCTCTTACTGAGGTTAAGAGAAAGGTGGGATGGTTGATATGATCATTGCGGCACAAAAACCGTTAGAAGAAATAAAGTCAATAGTGACTAAGCACAAAAAAATACTCCTGCTGGGCTGCGGAACCTGCGTTACGGTCTGTATGGCCGGCGGAGAGAAGGAAGTGGGGATATTGGCTTCGGCTTTGCGAATGGCCCGCAGGCTGGCGGGAAACGAGATTGAGATAATTGAGGCTACTATTCTCAGACAGTGTGAATGGGAGTATCTGGAAGAGATAACTCAAAAGGTGGACGAGGTGGAGGCCGTGCTTTCTATGGCTTGTGGGGTAGGCGTCCAGGCTATGGCTCAGCAGTTTCCGGATAAGCTGATCTATCCGGCCCTGAACACGACTTCCCTGGGGATGCCTGTTCAGCCCGGATTATGGGTGGAAAATTGCCGGGGATGCGGCAACTGCGGTCTGGCCAGGTTTGGGGCGGTCTGTCCCATTGCCCGCTGCTCCAAAAATTTATTAAACGGCCCCTGCGGCGGTTCTCAGAACGGCAAATGTGAGGTCAATCCTGAGACAGACTGCGGCTGGCAGTTGATTTATGAGCGGCTGGAAAGGTTGGGTCAACTGGAACTATTAGAAGATATCCTGCCGCCCAAGGATTGGTCTACGGATCGAGATAATGGGCCAAGGCGGACCATCAGAGAAGATGTGTTTATTGCAGATGTTAAGGGAGGGAAGGCATAATGAAGAGACTATTTAAAGATGCCCTGAAATCGGGTGATTTTGTCATTACTACTGAGATCGGCCCTCCCAAAGGCACTAATATTGAAAAGATGCTTCATCATATCGACCTCTTGAAGGATAAAGTGGACGGGCTTAATGTGACCGACAATCAATCATCGGTGATGAGGCTTTCCTCGCTGGCTGTCTGCCACCTGATCAAAGACCGCGGAGGCCAGCCTATCCTTCAGATGACCTGCCGGGACAGAAACCGGATGGCCCTTCAAGCCGACCTGTTATCGGCTTATGTCCTGGGCGTGGAAAATGTCCTCTGTCTGACCGGGGATCATATTATGCTGGGCGACCATAAAGGGGCCAAGCAGGTCTTCGATTTGGACTCGGTGCAATTAATTGCCGCCGTCAGGACGTTAGAGGGCGGTAAGGATATCGGGGGAAACGACCTGGATGGGGCGGTCTCTTTTTGTGTCGGGGCGACGGCTACGCCGGAGGCGGACAGGATGGGACCCCAATTATTGAAATTCAGAAAGAAGATCAAGGCCGGGGCAGAATTTTTTCAGACCCAGGCCGTCTATGACATGGACAAGTTAAAGGAATTTATGAAATATGCTGGCCAGTTTGAAGAAGTGAAGATACTGGCCGGGATACTGGTGCTGACCTCGGTCGGTATGGCCACGTACCTGAACGCCAAGGTAGCCGGCGTAACGGTTCCGGAAAAACTTATTGAAGAAGTCAAGTCGGCCGGAAAAGGGCAGGGGATCGTCAAGGGCAAGGAGATCGCGGCCCGACATATTAAGCAGATAAAAGAAGAGGGCATCTGCCATGGGGTTCATTTGATGGCTATCGGCAAAGAGGAGATCGTGCCTGAGATACTTAAGATGGCCGGGATAAAATAGGAGGTGAGGAAATCAATGGAAAGAGAAAAGGCGGATAAATTACAAGCCATTATTGAAAAATACAAGGGAATAAAGGGTGCTTTGATTCCGGCCCTTCAGGAAGTGCAGGACTTATTTAATTACTTACCGGATAAGGCCCTCCAGGCGGTGGGAAAGGGCTTAAAGATTCCTTTAAGCCGCATCTATGGCGTGGTCACCTTTTACACCCAATTTCATCTTGTTCCTCAGGGTAAGAATTCTATTCACGTCTGTACCGGGACGGCCTGCCACGTCAAAGGGGCTAAAAAGATCCTTGAAAGGATAGAAAGTCTACTGGGGATTAAAGATGGGGACACTACCGAAGACCTTAATTTTACTTTAAGATCGGTTCGTTGTGTGGGCACATGTTTCCTGGCCCCGGTGATGATGATCAACCAGGATTATTTTGGAGAATTGGCTGAAAAGAAAATAGAAGAGGCCATCAAACAGTATAATTAGAAGAGGAGTGGACTTATGGAACAACGATTATTTAAGACATTCGATGATTTGGCTCAATACCGTAAATCATTGAATACCCTGAATGACCCTGATAAAACTTATGTTCGTATCTGCATGACCGGATGCCGGGCGCGTGGGGCGGCCAGTGTGCGAGATGCCTTGGCCACAGGCATTGAAGAAAAAGGATTAAAGGATAAGATAGAGGTAATAGAGACCGGCTGTATGGGGTTTTGTGCCAAGGCGCCGGTGATGGTCATTGATCCGGCGGATATATTCTATCAAGGGGTAACGCCTGAAGATGCCCTGGATATTATAGAAAAGACCCTCATTAATAATAAGGTGGTAAACAGGCTGTGCCTTAAAGGTCCTAAAGGGGGAGCCAAGATAGTTCATTCCAAAGACATCCCCTTTTATAAGGATCAGAAAACGATTGTTCTGCGTAACTGCGGCCGGATTAATCCCACCAGTCTGGCTCACTATATTGAAAGAGATGGATATTCGGCCCTGGCTAAGACGCTTTCGGAGATGCCTGCCGAGGGCGTGATTGAAGAGGTGAAACAATCGGGTTTGCGTGGCCGCGGCGGCGGCGGCTTTCCCACCGGCCTGAAATGGCAATTTGCCAGGGCAGCCAAGGAGACGCCCAAATACATTATATGTAATGCCGATGAAGGTGATCCCGGCGCCTTTATGGACCGGGCCGTCCTAGAAGGAGACCCCCATTCTGTAATTGAAGGCATGATTATCGGGGGGTATGCTATTGGATCTAATGAAGGTTATATCTATGTCCGGGCGGAATATCCGATTGCCGTAGACCATCTGACCATAGCCATTGCCCAGGCGGAAGAGGCCGGGCTGTTAGGAGAAAATATCCTGGGTTCTGGTTTCAGCTTTAAATTAAAGATCAAACAAGGGGCCGGGGCCTTTGTCTGCGGGGAAGAAACAGC
This region of bacterium genomic DNA includes:
- a CDS encoding methylenetetrahydrofolate reductase; protein product: MKRLFKDALKSGDFVITTEIGPPKGTNIEKMLHHIDLLKDKVDGLNVTDNQSSVMRLSSLAVCHLIKDRGGQPILQMTCRDRNRMALQADLLSAYVLGVENVLCLTGDHIMLGDHKGAKQVFDLDSVQLIAAVRTLEGGKDIGGNDLDGAVSFCVGATATPEADRMGPQLLKFRKKIKAGAEFFQTQAVYDMDKLKEFMKYAGQFEEVKILAGILVLTSVGMATYLNAKVAGVTVPEKLIEEVKSAGKGQGIVKGKEIAARHIKQIKEEGICHGVHLMAIGKEEIVPEILKMAGIK
- a CDS encoding methylenetetrahydrofolate reductase C-terminal domain-containing protein — protein: MVDMIIAAQKPLEEIKSIVTKHKKILLLGCGTCVTVCMAGGEKEVGILASALRMARRLAGNEIEIIEATILRQCEWEYLEEITQKVDEVEAVLSMACGVGVQAMAQQFPDKLIYPALNTTSLGMPVQPGLWVENCRGCGNCGLARFGAVCPIARCSKNLLNGPCGGSQNGKCEVNPETDCGWQLIYERLERLGQLELLEDILPPKDWSTDRDNGPRRTIREDVFIADVKGGKA
- a CDS encoding hydrogenase iron-sulfur subunit — encoded protein: MADDFKPKIVAFCCHYCAYGAADLAGSMRLQYPPNIRVVRLPCTGKVDVLYLLRAFEEGADGVYVAGCLEGNCHFLKGNIRARKRVEYAKNLLDQIGLGGARLEMYNMSASMGTKFAEVAAEMTRRIKELGASPLNRK
- the nuoE gene encoding NADH-quinone oxidoreductase subunit NuoE; translated protein: MEREKADKLQAIIEKYKGIKGALIPALQEVQDLFNYLPDKALQAVGKGLKIPLSRIYGVVTFYTQFHLVPQGKNSIHVCTGTACHVKGAKKILERIESLLGIKDGDTTEDLNFTLRSVRCVGTCFLAPVMMINQDYFGELAEKKIEEAIKQYN
- a CDS encoding FAD-dependent oxidoreductase, which gives rise to MIKLTINNKEIEAHEGQTVLEAAKTAGIEIPTLCYLQGIPPYGGCRLCVVEVSSGGRPRVVVSCLYPVAQGLQVVTDSEEIIKIRKIIVELLLARCPNSAPIQKLAASFGLKEPRFPKRDDNCILCGLCVRACNEVMGRGAIGFVGRGIERKVKAPFDGRSPVCMACGACLQVCPTGAIRPEDVSTQEVRPILSEYDMNLKGRPTIYIPYPQAVPKKAVIDPTTCVGLNTGKCRVCAEVCEAKAIDFEQREEKINLDVGSIILASGFELIDPKIKGEYGYSYYPNVLTSLEFERYLSASGPTGGHVIRPSDQAEPKKVAWIQCVGSRDIDRPYCSSVCCMYATKEAIIAKEHSPELEPTIFFMDLRAFGKGFDKYYQRAEKEYGVRYIRSQVSKVYEMPHTRNLQIRYLVNGDRREEEFDLVVLSVGLRTKEKLRQLADILGVERNTYDFIQSQAFSSTTLKEGIYACGAVEEPKDIPETVMQASAAAACAEELLQDVRGELIEHKAYPPERDINGQEPRIGVFVCRCGINIAATVDVPAVVKYAGTLPHVVVSQEAIYACSSDNQAKIREAITNHKLNRVVVAACTPRTHEPLFQGTIREAGLNPYLFEMANIRDQCSWVHQSLPAEATAKAKDLVRMAAASSRHLQPLHLLQAEITRVGLVIGGGVSGMRAALSLASQGFKVHLIEKEAELGGNLRRVYFTLKGNDPQAYLKSLIEQMRNHQLIEVHLSSELEEITGHVGHFKSAIRNPQSTLDEIEHGVLIVATGGTEYQPTEYLYGQDKRVITQLELEKHLVYPPSDIRHPHSVVMIGCVGSRDEERPYCSRLCCAQAIKNALKIKEKYPQTDVYYLYRDIRTYGFKESYYQAAREAGVIFIRYDEGHKPEVTGGDRLQVKVRDPILGEDLILEPDLMVLNAAVVARPEASKISEALKVTLGSDGFFLEAHLKLRPVDFATDGMFLAGLAHSPKPLSENISQAEAAAGRAVTVLAKDYLEVGGVISVVDTEVCAACLTCVRACPYEVPFINPDGVAEIDPAKCHGCGICAAECPAKAIQLCHFQDVQILAKCEGAMH